The following proteins are co-located in the Vigna unguiculata cultivar IT97K-499-35 chromosome 9, ASM411807v1, whole genome shotgun sequence genome:
- the LOC114163468 gene encoding uncharacterized protein LOC114163468 produces the protein MANRRRRNTVGADDIAQAIHRMVDAMQPIAAPPRAVVAPTRPVAMEDFIKHRPAKFSGKATPDEADAWMRECEKICRVLGCTDEQRLLFVTFLLVADAEYWWQGMQQLMQTRGEQVTWTVFRTRFLEKYFPDSARHEREAEFLSLQQGTMTVAAYIERFEYLARFYTPEVTEEWRCRRFEGGLKHEIRRFIVPLQIREFPVLVEQAKTVEQLETGSSSGGKQQRTTSDVRPQRKPCSRPPTTGGRLRCFNCGGEHLRRDCTKPASSTGGGSGTGRCYACQQTGHFARQCPNRRQVGGAPATRPVGDRPRAPGRVFALTTTEAKQSVVLFDSGATHSFVSNECVRRLDLTMRELGCELLVATLASGERKIVFPDTVGLELISSNQAVREIEAGATCYMIVAQAEKMSTTEKISRIPVVDEYPDVFPDEIPELPPSRDVDFSITSAGRPFGSGYFSYFAPVPGPRHIGARPKEDSLWPRLYTEAIESLFCLGC, from the exons ATGGCtaacaggaggaggaggaacACCGTTGGAGCTGATGACATAGCTCAGGCGATCCATCGTATGGTGGACGCGATGCAGCCCATAGCAGCGCCACCCAGAGCTGTAGTGGCACCTACTCGGCCAGTAGCTATGGAGGATTTCATTAAACACCGGCCGGCCAAGTTCTCTGGCAAGGCCACTCCTGACGAGGCAGATGCTTGGATGCGGGAGTGTGAGAAGATCTGTAGAGTGCTGGGATGCACAGATGAGCAGAGGTTGTTGTTTGTCACGTTCCTTCTGGTGGCAGACGCAGAGtattggtggcaggggatgcagCAGTTGATGCAGACCCGTGGGGAGCAGGTGACGTGGACTGTcttcaggacgaggttcctggagaagtaCTTTCCCGACAGTGCGAGGCACGAACGGGAGGCAGAGTTCCTTTCTCTTCAGCAGGGGACTATGACTGTGGCGGCTTATATAGAGAGGTTCGAATACCTGGCGCGTTTCTACACTCCAGAGGTTACTGAGGAGTGGAGGTGTAGGAGGTTCGAGGGCGGATTAAAACATGAGATACGCCGCTTCATTGTGCCACTTCAGATTAGAGAGTTTCCAGTTTTGGTCGAGCAGGCCAAAACTGTGGAGCAGTTGGAGACTGGATCGAGTAGTGGGGGGAAACAGCAGAGGACTACCTCAGATGTCAGACCTCAGAGGAAACCTTGTAGCAGACCGCCGACTACCGGGGGAAGATTACGGTGTTTTAACTGTGGCGGGGAACACTTGAGGAGGGATTGTACTAAACCTGCCAGCAGTACAGGTGGAGGCAGTGGTACTGGTAGGTGCTATGCATGCCAGCAGACAGGGCACTTTGCACGTCAGTGTCCTAACAGAAGACAAGTTGGTGGTGCGCCAGCTACGAGGCCAGTAGGAGACCGACCCAGAGCACCGGGGCGTGTGTTCGCTTTGACGACCACAGAGGCGAAACAGTCAG TGGTGTTGTTCGACTCAGGAGCCACTCATTCGTTTGTGTCtaatgaatgtgtgaggaggctcGACCTCACGATGCGAGAGCTGGGGTGCGAGCTTTTAGTTGCGACGCTAGCGTCtggagag CGCAAGATAGTGTTTCCAGATACGGTGGGGTTAGAACTTATCTCGTCTAATCAGGCAGTGAGAGAGATTGAGGCTGGAGCTACATGTTACATGATTGTGGCTCAGGCAGAGAAGATGAGCACGACTGAGAAGATCAGCAGGATTCCGGTAGTAGATGAATATCCAGACGTATTTCCGGATGAGATTCCAGAACTACCGCCTAGCAGGGATGTAGATTTCTCCATCACTAGTGCAGGAAGGCCTTTTGGCAGcggttatttttcatattttgcacCGGTTCCCGGACCGAGGCATATTGGAGCGAGGCCAAAAGAGGATagcctttggcctcggttgtacaccgaagccatagagtccCTCTTCTGCCTCGGTTGTTAG